CGCCAAAGCGTCCGGCGGTCACCTCGGCTTTGGCAAAATCTCCGCCAGCGAGAAAGCCATCATCCAGCAGACCACTGCCGCCATGCGTCACGAAATTGAAGTCAAAGAGGGAACGTGATATTGGCAAGCTCATCTCGCATTCGATGCTGCTGAAGCGAATGCTGGATGGGCAAGACTTCGCGTGTGTCCGAGTCGGCCGTCACAATCTCAACCGTGGACGCCAAATCGCCCCGCGTCCTCTTCCCATTCGGCACGTAGTTCGGGATAGGGAGCGTGCCCGGCTTCGTATTGGTGATAGGCATTGCGTTGGTGGTAGTACGGCAAGCATTCCTTTTCTCGCCCTCGAACGATTCGAAAACCTTTCAGTTCGCCATACATCGCAGTGATGACCGTCCATCGGCCATGCGAATCCGCGTCGTCCCGAAAGAGAATCACCCAGTCATGCGTCGCGCCTTGCTGTTGCGCCCGATCCGTGTGCGAGAACATCGCTGTGTAGTGGCGTCCCTCTTTCTCTGTGTGCAAGACCGGCACCCAAGCCGCCTTGCTCGTTCCATGATCACGTAACCTGATTCGTGGAAGCGTCCCGTCTTCCACTCGTTTGCGGTAGTCTCGATCGATCTCAAGAATCTCGGCAACAGACACCGTCGGAGCGGTTTGAATCTTTGCGACCGGCTGAGTTGCTACACCGCGATGCGCCAGGCAAGCTTGGATGGCTTCGATTCGCTTCTGCCCAATCCCCGGAACACGTAGCAACCGCCCATCGTTCGCGGCATGGAGCAGTTCCGCCAACGTTTCGATATGCAATTGGTCATAAATTCGATGAGACAATTGCGGACCAAGCCCGGGAACCGTTGCGAAGAAGTGCTCAGCGTTGGATTGCCCTCTCAATCGATCGAGCAGGGGTATTCGTCCGACGCGAACCGCGGATTCAATCAGCCCGGCGATCGACACGCCGATGGTAGGAAGATCAATCAGGGCACTGGTGCCTTCGTGGTCCAAAAGTTCCCGAACGGGCGATGGTAATTCCGCAATCGTTGTCGCCGCCGCATGGTAGGCGCGGATGCGGAATTCATTTGCATGCTGGTCACGAAGCAAGTTCGCAATTTCCGTCAACTGTTGGGCGATCGCTCGATTCTCTTGTAGACGATCGATCTGCTCCCCCGCTTGGACGAGAGTGTTGGTTTCAATCACAGCCATGGCAAAAGCTCGCTAGTTTTGGTGACCAAAGGAATCGCACGTGTGACGCGAAATCACAGGCGTGGGATCAAAGTAGGCTTGGTTTCGCGTCAGCGGATCGATGTACTCCAACCGAACGGTTTTTTCGTCGCCCGAATGGTTTCGAGGGCAGGCATCCCGAAACTCCTGCAACGTTTGAAATCGACTGAGCTCAACGTGCCGCTCGATCCCATCCACGATGTCACGAATTGCATCCGGGCCACCTCGATAGACGGCCGATGTAACCATGACGACGTCTGCACCAGCGATCATGGATTTGATCGCGTCTTCGGCGGTGGACACACCTCCGCTCGCAGCAATCGACATCGTTTGGTCGCCGGCCCGAGCACACACGATGCCCTCCAGTATGCCGCCAAGGGAATTCACTGGTGACAGCTCCCAGTTGATCGTCCAGTGCATGCGATCGGTGCTGACATCCCATTCCGGCATGTGCGTGAACAAAACCAAACCTGCGACACCCACTCGGCGAAGCTGGTTGGTCATCGAGGACAAATTGGTGTAACGCTGACTGATTTTCGCGGCGACCGGGATCGCAACCATTTCACCCACCTGCCCAATGAGGTCGCACATCCGAGCTTCGATGTCGTTCGAAGTTTCCATGTGATCAAAGACGGCTTGTTGTAGATTGAACTCCAACGCATCGGCCCCGGCTGATTCCATGTCTCTTGCATATTGCAACCACTGCCCCGACGACGAACCGTTGAGACTGGCGATCACCGGAACGGAGCAAGATTTCTTGAGGATGCCGATCGTCTGCAGATAGGCCTCTGTTCCGCCGTTGTATTTGTCTTGTTGAGGTTGGTAGCCACTGCGTTCGATCGCGCCATCTGGATCCGTCGGCTTCATCAGTTGGTGCACGACCTGCTCTTGAAGCATCGACGGCAAAACAACGGCTCCCGCACCCGCGGCAACAATTTGCCGAACGGTTTCAGGTTCCATGGTCAATGGACAGGCCCCCATCACGACCGGCGAATCCAACTGCAATCCTAGATAATTTGTGGTCAGTTCACCGGACATGTTCGTAACTCCTGAAAAGATTGATTTGAGCGAATAAACGAACAGGCAAACAATGTTCCTCGCCCAATCGTGATCGCTGGTGCTCCGCACAGCACGCCGCTGTGACACCCGGTCCCAAACAAGTGCGCGAGTTGGATCACAGTGCGCTCAACCGCTGGTGTTTTCCACTCGGCACGTTCCTTGCCTTGCATTCCTTTTTGCTATTCAGTTCCTCTCGTTCAGGACTGATGGACGCACTCAGCAACCCATTGCGAAAAGGAAAACCAATGCCCGCCTCCGCCCGACGACTCGTCTCCAACATGATTGGCGACCTCAAGGAAGAACGAGATTCCCTGGCACTGCAAATTCACTTGGGTAAACAAGAAGCCAAGAGTGAATTGCAGCGACTGGACAAGAAACTCGAAGAACTGAACGAAGACTATCAACCGCTCAAAGATGCGGTCGACGAATCCGGTGAAGACATCTTGGCCGCTCTTCAGTTAGTAGGCGACGAGATCAAAAATGGATTCGAACGCATTCGCCAAACACTTTAGTGATGACGACCGTGTTCAGCACAATGACAAAACGGATAACGAAGCGATCGTGCGTCAATGCACGCCACCGTGCGAACCTCAATCAACTTGGGCCGTTCCGTCACTCGCTGACACCCAAAACGAATTCGGAATGGAATGTGCAAATGCCACAAGCAGAAAGCCAGGAACGACTAGGTTTGATTTCGTGAGCCGTTGATGCACTAGCACGGTTGTGTGTGGAAACGGTGCCCAACGACTCACATCCCCAAAAGACACCTGCGTGCCTGCATCGAAGTTCTTTGCAAACCTCACTTACATCGAGACAGCACCATGCCCGACTCTCTCAAAACCACCCTTCGGCAACTTCACGATCAACTGGGTGAACTTGACACGCTCGATGACACCGAGCGAGAGCAACTCAAGGAAGCCATTCAAGAGATCCAAAACAGCTTGGACCGATTCGACATCCGTTCAGCTGATTTGGCCAAGCGATTTCACCAGTCGACTCAGGAAGTCGCACGCAGCCACCCGCATGTGACCCAAACGGCCGGTCAAGTCGCCGACATGCTATCCCAGATGGGAATCTAAGTCGGTTTCTTCGCTATCCAGACGCGGGAACTACCGAGATGGTCCGCACACAGGTATCATTGCGACGACAGATCATGTCGCATGTGCGGTGATCGGACCGTGTTCATCTCGGAAACTGCACCATGTCGGACGAGTTGACCATCTTGCTCGTCGAAGACGATCCGGATTCGCTGGCGAACATGGTCGACATTTTGGATTTGGACGGCCACCGAGTCCGCGTCGCTCAGAGCTTTGCCGAAGTTCTGAATGCCGCACCCCAACCCAGCATTGAGCTCGCAATCCTGGACCGCCGACTGCCCGACGGTGAAGTCGAAGACCATTTGGCCGGTCTCTCGGAACGATTGCCCAACGCTGAGTTCATCATCGTCACCGGATTCGCGAACATGGAAGGCACCATCGCGTCGTTCAAACACGGCGTGACGGACTACCTTCTAAAGCCTGTTCATCCAGACGTCATTCGGCAAAGCGTCGCTCGAATCGCGAAACAGAAGCGAGTCGAAGCGGACCTTCAACGTCAACAACGATTTGCCAATCAGCTTCTCGAGACAAGCGAAGCATTCATCGTGGTGCTCGATTTGACGGGTCGCATCGTACACTTCAACAAACACTTCTCCGAGGTCACCGGTTGGCAACTCGATGACTTGATCGGTCGAGACTACATCGACCACTGCACACCTGAACCGGAGCGAGAGAGAGTTGGCGAGATCTTCCAACAAACGGCTCTTGGAAGGACGTCCTCCGGTGTTCGCAATGGTTTGCTGACGAAGTCCGATCGAGTCCGCCAAATTCGCTGGTCAGATTCCACACTGAAGGACGCCAGCGGAAACATCGAATCCGTGCTCGCGATCGGAATAGATGTGACTGACATCATCGACGCTCAAGAAGCTGCCGCCCGCGACCATCGTCTTGCCGCGATTGGACAAACGGTTGCAGGGCTGGCTCACGAAAGTCGCAACGCATTGCAACGAATCAACGCCAGTGTCGAGCTACTGCGTCTTGACCTCCCCCTCGAAACGGACACGCGAGAAGAAGTCGATTCCATCGCCAGAGCCGCCAACGAACTCGGAAGCACACTGGAAGAAGTTCGCGAGTACGCGGCCCCCATAAGGCTGCATCGGGAATCGGTGAAGCTGCAAGAGGTTTGGCGGCAGGTTTGGTCCAACCTGTCAAAGTCACGTGGAGATCGCGATGCGGAATTGATCGAAACACAATGCGACTGCGGCTGCCCTGCCGAAGTCGATACCCTGCGATTGGAACAGGTCTTTCGCAATCTATTTGAGAATTCGCTGGCCGCCTGCGAAAATCCGGTGCGGATCCAAATTGAGTGTCTTTGCAAAGGCACGGAAGACATTCACTTGGACTATTCCGACAACGGACCTGGCCTGTCAGCGGAACAGCAGCAAAAGCTCTTCGATCCGTTCTTCACGACCAAAGTCAAAGGCACCGGCTTGGGTATGTCGATCGTGCAGCGAATTATCGAGGCCCACGGCGGTGACATTCGCGTCGTCAAACCGGTCCATTGCGGAGCACGCTTTCGCATCCGTTTGGGCAAAGACGACGCTATCCAAAACGCCTGCTCCGGGGAGAGCAAATCGCTCCATGCATGACGACGAACAACTCGCCATCCTGGCATCCGTCCTACGAACCGCTGTTGATGCGATCATCATCATCGACCAAAAAGGCACCATCGAATCCGCGAACATCGCCACCGAGCGAATGTTCGGATTCGATTCCGTTGAGATGATCGGCCAGAACGTGAAGATGCTGATGCCATCTCCTTATCACGAACAGCACGATGGCTATCTCGATCGCTACCAAAAAACCGGCGAACGTCACATCATCGGCATCGGTCGTGAAGTCACCGGAAAACGCAAGGATGGAAGCCTGTTCCCGTTACATCTGGGCGTTAGCGAAGTCGAAACGGATCAAAGAAAGCTGTTCACTGGGATCTTGCGCGACATCAGTGAACTCAAGGCGGCCGAAGGAGAACTGAAGCAACTCAACGCGACCCTCGATCAACGAGTTCGAACGCAAGCCGCTGAATTGCAACAAGCCCAACTGGAATTGGTGGAAAAAGAAAAGTTTGCAACGCTCGGTCGAATTTCAGGCGGGATCGCTCACGAAATTCGAAACCCTCTGAACGCGATCAAAACATCCGCGTACTACCTCCTGAACGCTCAATCACCATCACCCCAAAAGACCGAAGAACACCTGACGCGAATCGATCGGCAAGTCAACATCATCGATAGCGCAGTCACCGCTCTATCCGATTTGGCCCGACTGCCAGAACCACAAGCGTCGGAGATTGATATCCCAGCCATGATCTCAGGAACCTTACGCGACACGAAATTGCCTCGCAGCATCGTCGTCGAACAAGAATTCCCCGCGAACCTGCCAAATGCTTGGGCAGACGAGAAACAATTGCCAATCGTCTTCAAGAACCTAATACGAAACTCTCGCGATGCGATGCCAGAAGGAGGTTCCCTCCAGCTCTCCGCCCGTCTGCACGAATCGATGATCGTCGTCAGCGTTCAAGACGACGGAATTGGAATGCCGCCCGAAGTTGCACAACGCATCGCAGAACCTTTCTTTTCAACCAAAGCGAGAGGAATGGGATTGGGAATGGCAATCACCACCGCCATCCTCGAAAAAAACCAATGCGAAATGAGATTGGAGTCGAGCCCGAATGAAGGGACTTTGTTTGACATCTCGATTCCAATCGCGGGGAAAGACCGATGAGTTCGAAACGCGTGTTGATCGTGGACGATGACGAAGACATCTGTTCTAACATCAAAGACATCCTTGACGACCTGGGCTATCAAACGGACATCGCCCACGATGGCCCCTCCGCATTGAATTTGGTCGATGCCAATTGTTACGACGTGGCGTTGTTGGACTACTCGATGCCCGGCATGGACGGCGCGACACTTCACCAACAAATGGTCCAACGACGGCCGGAAATCGCGGCCATCATGGTCACCGCCTACGCTCAAGGTGACGGAGCCCAACGGGCTCGGGACGGGGGCATTCAACAAGTTCTCCGCAAACCAGTCGACCTTGGCGAGCTGCTTCCGTTGGTGGAACAATTGTCCAATTCGCCCATCGTGCTCGTCGTTGATGATGACGCTGAGTTTTGCAAAACCTTGTGGCACATTTTGCGTGAACGATCCTATCGAGTCTGCCTCGCGCACGACAAAGAGGATGGCGTTCGCAAAGCAATGAATGCGAACTACCAAATCGCGGTGGTCGACCTCAGCTTGAGTACCGGACAAACCGATGGCTGCGACGTATTGCATCGAGTGTCAGAGGTGAACCCAGCGATTCGAACGATCCTGATCACAGGACACCGCGAAGAAGCAAAAGAAGTCATCGACCGCTGCAAGGCAAGCGGACTCGACGATGTATGCTTCAAGCCATTGGACATCGAAACGCTAATCAGCAAGATTGAACTTGGCAGAATGAATTTCGGCAGCACTTCGCCCGAGCTTTTCAATCGCCCCAATGATCTGTGATTCCGGCGTCCCACCCTCGAATCCGATCGGCTGACCATTGCGAGGATACAGAACTAGAACCGGGATCGATTCAAACCCCTGTTCCTTGAGGGCGTCGAAGTCCTCCACTGAGGAATCCGTCAGATCGGCAGACATGGCAACATAGTCAGCGTCAGAAAGTGCTCGATCAATGGCGGTTGAGAACAAGCCGCCCTTCGGATCCGCAGACAACGCCCACCGTGCATAGAAAAGAACAGCCGATTGTTTGCCAAGGCAATTGTTTTTTGCGATCGCGTCCGCGGAATACACACGCCACTCTGTCACCTGCGGATGAGTGCTTGCCTTGTCATAGCGGAACAACGCCACCAAGAAAGCGGCCAGTATGCCCAACGCCAACATAGCGCAACCCCATGCTCTCCTACCGTTCATGGCAAACTCTCCGAGCGTCCATTACCAGGCGAACCAAACCACGAACCGTTTGTTGATCCTGTTCACGCGCGCGAATTTCTCCAGGTCGCATACTCAAGACGATAGTGCCCAATTAGCAAGCCGCACATGCCGAAGGCTGCCGATGTGAGCACCCAGAAGATAAACAAGATTGGAAGACCGTCGTCGAGACTCACGATCCAGTAGAGGTTCCGAGACGACATGTTTCCAGTCAGAAAGTGGTAGGCGACCATGACGCTGGCCAACGCCCAGTAGGTCAAAAGCGTCACCCAAAAACCGATCATCCTCAACGCCTGACTCTGATGTCGACAACGATGATCCACAACAAACAGAGAAACGCCAAGAACGAACGCCACGAAACCGACAAAAGAACCAATTCTGGTCGCCAGCATCACCAAAGCTGCGAGAGCCGTTAACCGAAGCAAATCGGACGTTGAATACTTCATTTCGCCTGCGATGCGTTACTCTGTCAAACGCTCCGAAGAAACGCCGTCTACTGCACAATCCGCTTCAATTGAACACTGGACTTGCTGCTAACTGACGTCGCGTGCTTGCCGTCTGGATGAAGCATCAATTCCTCCGACGATCCATCCGCAAACGTACGCAAGAAGGCGACAAGATACTGGTTGTTTTCCACCTTGGCCCAAAGCCCAATGCGTTTCCCTCGCAAAACGACGAATCCCTCCTGCGTATAGTCACACACGTTTCCATTGCTGTAGTCCCATCGGCCGACAACAGGGTCGATCGGCGGTTTGGACTGTTCCCGCGACTCCAGCTCCGCAAGCTTCTCTTTCAACTTGGCAATTTGCTGCTCGTCACCATCAGTTCCAGGATTAGTCTTCGTCCGTTCCTCTACAAACGCTTTCAACTTACTATCCAGAAGCGCCGAAATGCGATTTGCTTCCGCAAAGTCCTTCGCCTCCACTGCTTCAGAAAGGGCTGATTCGAGATCACTTCTCAAGGTCTTTTCAGCAAGTGCAATCTGCTCCTG
This DNA window, taken from Rhodopirellula bahusiensis, encodes the following:
- a CDS encoding response regulator, coding for MSSKRVLIVDDDEDICSNIKDILDDLGYQTDIAHDGPSALNLVDANCYDVALLDYSMPGMDGATLHQQMVQRRPEIAAIMVTAYAQGDGAQRARDGGIQQVLRKPVDLGELLPLVEQLSNSPIVLVVDDDAEFCKTLWHILRERSYRVCLAHDKEDGVRKAMNANYQIAVVDLSLSTGQTDGCDVLHRVSEVNPAIRTILITGHREEAKEVIDRCKASGLDDVCFKPLDIETLISKIELGRMNFGSTSPELFNRPNDL
- a CDS encoding ATP-binding protein, whose translation is MSDELTILLVEDDPDSLANMVDILDLDGHRVRVAQSFAEVLNAAPQPSIELAILDRRLPDGEVEDHLAGLSERLPNAEFIIVTGFANMEGTIASFKHGVTDYLLKPVHPDVIRQSVARIAKQKRVEADLQRQQRFANQLLETSEAFIVVLDLTGRIVHFNKHFSEVTGWQLDDLIGRDYIDHCTPEPERERVGEIFQQTALGRTSSGVRNGLLTKSDRVRQIRWSDSTLKDASGNIESVLAIGIDVTDIIDAQEAAARDHRLAAIGQTVAGLAHESRNALQRINASVELLRLDLPLETDTREEVDSIARAANELGSTLEEVREYAAPIRLHRESVKLQEVWRQVWSNLSKSRGDRDAELIETQCDCGCPAEVDTLRLEQVFRNLFENSLAACENPVRIQIECLCKGTEDIHLDYSDNGPGLSAEQQQKLFDPFFTTKVKGTGLGMSIVQRIIEAHGGDIRVVKPVHCGARFRIRLGKDDAIQNACSGESKSLHA
- a CDS encoding two-component system sensor histidine kinase NtrB, producing MHDDEQLAILASVLRTAVDAIIIIDQKGTIESANIATERMFGFDSVEMIGQNVKMLMPSPYHEQHDGYLDRYQKTGERHIIGIGREVTGKRKDGSLFPLHLGVSEVETDQRKLFTGILRDISELKAAEGELKQLNATLDQRVRTQAAELQQAQLELVEKEKFATLGRISGGIAHEIRNPLNAIKTSAYYLLNAQSPSPQKTEEHLTRIDRQVNIIDSAVTALSDLARLPEPQASEIDIPAMISGTLRDTKLPRSIVVEQEFPANLPNAWADEKQLPIVFKNLIRNSRDAMPEGGSLQLSARLHESMIVVSVQDDGIGMPPEVAQRIAEPFFSTKARGMGLGMAITTAILEKNQCEMRLESSPNEGTLFDISIPIAGKDR
- a CDS encoding dihydroorotate dehydrogenase-like protein, which gives rise to MSGELTTNYLGLQLDSPVVMGACPLTMEPETVRQIVAAGAGAVVLPSMLQEQVVHQLMKPTDPDGAIERSGYQPQQDKYNGGTEAYLQTIGILKKSCSVPVIASLNGSSSGQWLQYARDMESAGADALEFNLQQAVFDHMETSNDIEARMCDLIGQVGEMVAIPVAAKISQRYTNLSSMTNQLRRVGVAGLVLFTHMPEWDVSTDRMHWTINWELSPVNSLGGILEGIVCARAGDQTMSIAASGGVSTAEDAIKSMIAGADVVMVTSAVYRGGPDAIRDIVDGIERHVELSRFQTLQEFRDACPRNHSGDEKTVRLEYIDPLTRNQAYFDPTPVISRHTCDSFGHQN
- a CDS encoding helix-hairpin-helix domain-containing protein translates to MAVIETNTLVQAGEQIDRLQENRAIAQQLTEIANLLRDQHANEFRIRAYHAAATTIAELPSPVRELLDHEGTSALIDLPTIGVSIAGLIESAVRVGRIPLLDRLRGQSNAEHFFATVPGLGPQLSHRIYDQLHIETLAELLHAANDGRLLRVPGIGQKRIEAIQACLAHRGVATQPVAKIQTAPTVSVAEILEIDRDYRKRVEDGTLPRIRLRDHGTSKAAWVPVLHTEKEGRHYTAMFSHTDRAQQQGATHDWVILFRDDADSHGRWTVITAMYGELKGFRIVRGREKECLPYYHQRNAYHQYEAGHAPYPELRAEWEEDAGRFGVHG
- a CDS encoding DUF4404 family protein is translated as MPDSLKTTLRQLHDQLGELDTLDDTEREQLKEAIQEIQNSLDRFDIRSADLAKRFHQSTQEVARSHPHVTQTAGQVADMLSQMGI